Proteins from a single region of Candidatus Binatia bacterium:
- a CDS encoding holo-ACP synthase, with amino-acid sequence MIVGVGIDMADVARYRFGAAELAWFARKVYTEHEMSYAMRKRNWHERLAGFFAAKEATRKAFGHAIPWRWVGVTHERSGRPTIELREAAARLIAARGVRTIHLSITHTSATAAALVILES; translated from the coding sequence GTGATCGTCGGAGTCGGCATCGACATGGCGGACGTCGCGCGCTATCGCTTCGGCGCAGCTGAGCTCGCATGGTTCGCTCGCAAGGTGTATACCGAACACGAGATGAGCTACGCGATGCGCAAGCGCAACTGGCACGAGCGGCTGGCCGGGTTCTTCGCGGCGAAAGAAGCCACGCGCAAGGCGTTCGGGCACGCCATCCCGTGGCGCTGGGTCGGGGTCACGCACGAACGCAGTGGACGGCCGACGATCGAGCTGCGGGAGGCCGCCGCACGCCTGATCGCTGCGCGCGGCGTGCGAACGATTCATCTCAGCATCACGCACACGTCGGCCACCGCCGCCGCGCTGGTTATCTTGGAATCGTGA
- the ndk gene encoding nucleoside-diphosphate kinase produces the protein MAIERTLILCKPDAVSRGLVGEITARIERRGYVISAMKLMQLDGERAREHYAEHRGKAFFDGLVEFIASGPLVAMAVEGVGVIAGCRQLIGATDPLAAAPGSIRGDLAQTIGRNLVHGSDGPASADRELKLFFEDKDFVSRRHDLERWIKE, from the coding sequence ATGGCCATCGAACGTACCCTAATTCTTTGCAAGCCCGATGCGGTTTCCCGCGGACTGGTCGGAGAAATCACGGCGCGGATCGAACGGCGCGGCTACGTGATATCGGCGATGAAGCTGATGCAGCTGGACGGCGAACGGGCGCGCGAACATTACGCAGAGCATCGCGGCAAGGCGTTCTTCGACGGGCTGGTCGAATTCATCGCCAGTGGCCCGCTCGTCGCCATGGCCGTGGAGGGAGTGGGCGTGATCGCCGGGTGTCGCCAGCTGATCGGCGCGACGGACCCGCTCGCCGCCGCGCCGGGCTCGATTCGCGGCGATCTCGCGCAGACGATCGGGCGCAACCTCGTACACGGGAGCGACGGCCCCGCGAGCGCGGATCGCGAGCTGAAACTTTTCTTCGAGGACAAGGATTTCGTGTCGCGCCGTCACGATCTCGAGCGCTGGATCAAGGAGTAA
- the eno gene encoding phosphopyruvate hydratase translates to MSLESLRGGGNPLIEGVHAREVLDSRGNPTVAVTVATSFGAVEEAMVPSGASTGENEAAELRDGDDRRYDGKGVLKAVHAVNELLGPAIEGLDATAQREIDERLIELDGTPNKANLGANAILGVSLAVARAAATSLSLPLFRYLGGPTAATLPVPMMNVINGGKHASGALQFQECMIVPVGAPSESEAVRYGSEIFHALGRLLHDRNLPTLVGDEGGYAPPLETPQQAFDLIVAAIELAGYRPGSDVAIALDPASSEFYRDGKYYPLSVDRAASVDEMIALYAELCERYPIVSLEDGLAESDWEGWQKLTAALGKRVQLVGDDVFVTNMTFLERGIEQGVANAILIKVNQIGTLTETLDCIAMAQKAGYGTVISHRSGETEDTTIADLAVATGAGQIKTGSLSRSDRTAKYNRLMAIEEQLGQAARYPGAKPFHARGL, encoded by the coding sequence GTGTCGCTCGAGTCGTTGCGCGGCGGCGGCAATCCCTTGATCGAAGGCGTTCACGCGCGTGAGGTGCTGGACTCGCGCGGGAACCCGACGGTCGCGGTGACCGTCGCGACGAGCTTCGGCGCCGTAGAAGAGGCGATGGTTCCTTCGGGCGCGTCCACGGGCGAGAACGAGGCCGCCGAGCTGCGTGACGGCGACGACCGCCGCTACGACGGGAAGGGCGTGCTCAAGGCGGTGCACGCGGTCAACGAGCTGCTCGGGCCGGCAATCGAAGGTCTCGACGCGACCGCCCAGCGCGAGATCGACGAGCGGCTGATCGAACTCGACGGCACGCCCAACAAGGCAAACCTCGGGGCCAACGCGATTCTCGGCGTCTCGCTCGCCGTCGCGCGCGCCGCCGCGACGAGCCTGTCGCTTCCCCTGTTTCGCTATCTCGGGGGTCCGACCGCGGCGACGCTGCCGGTTCCTATGATGAACGTGATCAACGGCGGCAAGCACGCGTCGGGAGCGCTGCAGTTTCAGGAATGCATGATCGTACCGGTCGGCGCGCCGAGCGAGTCGGAAGCGGTGCGCTATGGTTCGGAAATATTTCACGCGCTGGGACGGCTGTTGCACGATCGTAATCTCCCGACGCTGGTCGGCGACGAGGGCGGATACGCGCCGCCGCTGGAGACGCCGCAACAGGCGTTCGACCTGATCGTCGCGGCGATCGAGCTCGCCGGCTACCGGCCGGGGAGCGATGTCGCGATCGCGCTCGATCCCGCGTCGAGCGAGTTCTACCGCGACGGCAAGTACTATCCGCTGTCGGTCGATCGCGCCGCGAGCGTCGACGAGATGATCGCGCTCTACGCCGAGCTATGCGAGCGCTATCCGATCGTCTCGTTGGAAGACGGCTTGGCGGAGAGCGATTGGGAGGGCTGGCAAAAGCTGACTGCGGCGCTTGGAAAACGGGTGCAACTCGTCGGCGACGACGTCTTCGTCACGAATATGACGTTCCTCGAACGCGGCATCGAGCAGGGCGTCGCCAACGCGATCTTGATCAAGGTGAACCAGATCGGGACGCTCACCGAAACGCTCGACTGCATCGCGATGGCGCAGAAGGCCGGCTACGGCACGGTGATCTCGCATCGCTCGGGCGAGACGGAAGACACGACGATCGCGGATTTGGCGGTCGCGACCGGCGCGGGCCAGATCAAGACCGGCTCGCTGTCACGCAGCGACCGCACGGCGAAGTACAATCGGCTGATGGCGATCGAAGAGCAGCTCGGGCAGGCCGCCCGCTACCCCGGCGCCAAGCCCTTCCACGCGCGGGGCCTGTAG
- a CDS encoding NAD(P)H-hydrate dehydratase codes for MIYVLTPEQMRAADAEGIVHVGDEALMHNAGLRIAERLRSMTGKGAKIVAFAGPGNNGGDAFSALAELTYENDCTIVADPAGPRSKARVAAEMRAKKAGVRVRGLPADQAEAEALLAGAIGVDGLFGTGARLPLPEPYRPLARALDGRRMPVLAIDIPSGTDALTGAVTDDAVRASITVTLAALKPGLLLEPARDYVGDLWCARIGIDDSVLAAQPRTFAALDDDAFLQLLPKRASDTDKRAAGAPLIVAGSAQFPGAAILCALGAARSGAGYVTVATPRSLAPVLRGHLVEQVVVELSEDAPPEAVVEELLDISKHNSAVAIGPGLGLDDRTGEIVARFIEANRLPLVVDASGLFHLSKRLDLLRGKPCVITPHAGEFARLSGRGTILPGTRIERIREFVDRTGVTTLLKGSDTLIYDGLTVHINPTGTSALATAGTGDVLTGIVATLLAQGLAPVDAASAAAYWHGLAGRRAAQQRRVGVIAGDVAAALGDAIPTPTPPQSAAQRIP; via the coding sequence GTGATCTACGTCCTCACGCCGGAGCAGATGCGCGCCGCGGACGCCGAGGGCATCGTGCACGTCGGCGACGAGGCGCTTATGCATAACGCGGGCCTGCGCATTGCGGAGCGTCTGCGCTCAATGACCGGCAAGGGCGCGAAGATCGTCGCCTTCGCGGGCCCGGGCAACAACGGCGGCGACGCCTTTTCGGCGCTGGCCGAGCTCACGTACGAGAACGACTGCACGATCGTGGCCGATCCGGCGGGGCCGCGCTCCAAGGCGCGCGTGGCGGCCGAGATGCGCGCGAAAAAGGCCGGCGTGCGCGTGCGCGGATTGCCGGCCGACCAGGCCGAGGCCGAGGCGCTGCTGGCCGGCGCCATCGGTGTCGACGGTCTCTTCGGGACGGGCGCGCGCCTGCCGCTGCCCGAGCCGTATCGTCCTCTGGCGCGCGCACTCGACGGGCGGCGCATGCCTGTGCTCGCCATCGACATCCCGAGCGGAACCGACGCGCTGACCGGCGCCGTCACCGACGACGCGGTCCGCGCCAGCATTACGGTAACGCTCGCCGCTCTCAAGCCGGGCTTGCTGTTAGAGCCCGCGCGCGACTACGTCGGCGACCTCTGGTGCGCGCGCATCGGCATCGACGACTCGGTGCTGGCTGCCCAGCCGCGCACGTTCGCAGCGCTCGACGACGACGCGTTTCTGCAGCTGCTGCCGAAGCGCGCGAGCGATACCGACAAGCGCGCCGCCGGCGCGCCGTTGATCGTGGCGGGATCGGCACAGTTCCCCGGCGCGGCGATCCTCTGCGCGCTCGGCGCGGCGCGCTCCGGCGCGGGCTACGTGACGGTCGCGACACCGCGCTCGCTCGCGCCGGTGCTGCGGGGACATCTCGTCGAGCAGGTCGTCGTCGAGCTCTCCGAGGACGCGCCGCCCGAGGCGGTCGTCGAAGAGCTGCTCGATATCTCGAAACACAACAGCGCGGTCGCCATCGGTCCCGGCTTAGGCCTGGACGACCGTACAGGCGAGATCGTCGCGCGCTTCATCGAGGCCAACCGCCTGCCGCTCGTCGTCGACGCGAGCGGCCTCTTCCATCTCAGCAAGCGTCTCGATCTGCTGCGCGGCAAACCCTGCGTGATCACGCCGCACGCCGGCGAGTTCGCGCGCCTCTCCGGGCGCGGCACGATCCTGCCGGGCACGCGCATCGAGCGCATTCGCGAATTCGTCGACCGCACCGGCGTCACTACGCTGCTGAAGGGGTCCGACACGCTGATTTACGACGGCTTAACCGTGCACATCAATCCGACCGGAACGAGCGCGCTGGCTACTGCCGGTACCGGCGACGTGCTGACCGGCATCGTGGCGACGCTGCTCGCGCAGGGGCTCGCGCCGGTCGACGCCGCCAGCGCCGCCGCCTATTGGCACGGCTTGGCGGGGCGGCGCGCGGCGCAGCAGCGGCGCGTCGGCGTGATCGCCGGCGATGTCGCCGCGGCGCTCGGGGACGCGATCCCTACGCCGACGCCGCCGCAATCAGCGGCGCAACGAATTCCGTGA
- a CDS encoding archaemetzincin family Zn-dependent metalloprotease: MDKIRIVPINSVDAAFLDRLAPCLEERFLAAASVEPALTVPRSSLNATRGQLFVATLTSKVQRAHPESDAVLLAITDFDLYKTSHRFVFGDADEAQNVTVVSINRLRSEFYGEPGDANLLFQRTLKESIHELGHTFGLKHCYNARCAMYYSNSIFETDNKMPHFCDICDRRLHRARNER; this comes from the coding sequence ATGGATAAGATACGCATCGTACCGATCAACTCTGTTGACGCTGCGTTCTTGGACCGTCTTGCGCCCTGTCTGGAGGAGCGCTTTCTCGCGGCCGCGAGCGTGGAGCCTGCGCTGACCGTGCCGCGCAGCTCGCTGAACGCGACGCGCGGACAGCTCTTCGTGGCGACGCTCACGTCGAAGGTGCAGCGCGCCCATCCGGAGTCCGATGCGGTGCTGCTGGCGATCACCGACTTCGATCTCTACAAGACGTCGCACCGGTTCGTCTTCGGCGACGCCGACGAAGCGCAGAACGTCACGGTCGTCTCGATCAATCGGCTGCGCTCGGAGTTCTACGGCGAGCCGGGCGACGCGAATCTGCTGTTCCAACGGACTCTCAAGGAGTCGATTCACGAGCTGGGCCACACCTTCGGACTCAAGCACTGCTACAACGCGCGCTGCGCGATGTATTATTCGAACTCGATATTCGAGACCGATAACAAGATGCCGCACTTTTGCGACATCTGCGACCGGCGCCTGCACCGGGCGCGCAACGAGCGTTAG
- a CDS encoding rhomboid family intramembrane serine protease, with product MIPLTDVSRRPTSFPIVTLLIIGVNFVVFTLELINGDPFVARWSLVPADVSSGHHLITILTAMFMHASWAHILGNMVFLWAFGPEIEDSMGPWRYLVFYLLGGVAAMGAQVAFDPHSTVPNLGASGAIAAVMGAFLVTFPRDKIRTILVIFIFIRVTYIPAVLLIGAWFLLQLWSAGAIAPQEPNGVAYLAHIGGFMFGAVFARLFEDRSRISS from the coding sequence ATGATCCCCTTAACGGACGTATCGCGCCGCCCTACGAGTTTCCCTATCGTCACACTGTTGATCATCGGCGTCAACTTCGTAGTATTCACGCTAGAACTGATTAACGGTGACCCTTTCGTAGCCAGATGGTCGCTCGTCCCGGCAGATGTTTCTTCGGGTCATCACCTGATCACAATACTGACGGCGATGTTCATGCATGCCAGTTGGGCGCACATCTTAGGGAATATGGTCTTCCTCTGGGCTTTCGGACCGGAAATTGAAGACTCGATGGGACCGTGGCGCTATTTGGTGTTCTACTTGTTGGGAGGCGTCGCGGCGATGGGTGCGCAGGTCGCATTCGATCCCCACTCCACCGTGCCCAATCTGGGTGCTAGCGGCGCGATCGCTGCCGTGATGGGGGCGTTCTTGGTCACATTCCCGCGCGATAAGATCCGAACTATCCTGGTCATCTTTATCTTCATCCGCGTCACATATATCCCGGCGGTACTCTTAATCGGCGCGTGGTTTCTGTTACAGCTCTGGAGTGCGGGCGCTATTGCGCCTCAGGAACCAAACGGCGTAGCCTATTTGGCCCACATAGGCGGCTTCATGTTCGGAGCGGTCTTCGCGCGTCTCTTTGAAGACCGCAGCCGAATCTCATCGTGA
- a CDS encoding biotin--[acetyl-CoA-carboxylase] ligase, with protein sequence MAIDPRNTPFHPATLRAAGPYVDVEKALAGTGFASIHYVEETESTNADAAQLLANAGCAGLTIVAEYQSRGAGRKGRAWQAAAGSALLFSTILPRAIAAEQLWIVPFWAALSVRSALRECGVATILQWPNDVLLGDRKIAGVLCQSSVTGETARVACGVGINVHRWREAEIAVEPPPAFCDDVTAVDRRALLQAVLVDYQRALPQLEEPEGVIAAWDDAAELPGRRYRIAPDAAESPFGAIAEGIESGGGLRVRRDDGSREVVSLADARVLR encoded by the coding sequence ATGGCCATAGACCCGCGCAATACGCCCTTTCACCCCGCTACCCTGCGTGCCGCAGGGCCGTACGTCGACGTCGAAAAGGCGCTGGCGGGGACGGGATTTGCGTCGATTCACTACGTCGAAGAGACCGAGAGCACGAACGCGGATGCCGCGCAGCTGCTCGCGAACGCCGGCTGCGCGGGGCTTACGATCGTCGCGGAATATCAGAGCCGCGGCGCGGGCCGCAAGGGGCGCGCGTGGCAGGCGGCCGCGGGCAGCGCTCTGCTCTTCAGCACGATCCTGCCGCGCGCGATCGCCGCGGAGCAGCTTTGGATCGTTCCGTTTTGGGCGGCGCTGTCGGTTCGTTCGGCGCTGCGCGAGTGCGGCGTCGCGACGATACTGCAGTGGCCCAACGACGTTTTGCTCGGCGACCGCAAGATCGCCGGAGTGCTGTGCCAATCGAGCGTCACCGGCGAGACGGCGCGCGTCGCATGCGGCGTGGGCATCAACGTGCACCGCTGGCGCGAGGCCGAGATCGCCGTCGAGCCGCCCCCGGCATTCTGCGACGACGTCACGGCAGTCGACCGCCGCGCCCTGCTGCAGGCCGTCCTTGTCGACTATCAGCGTGCGCTTCCGCAGCTCGAGGAGCCGGAGGGCGTGATTGCCGCCTGGGACGACGCCGCGGAGCTGCCCGGGCGCCGCTATCGCATCGCCCCAGATGCGGCGGAGTCGCCGTTCGGTGCGATCGCCGAAGGGATCGAGAGCGGCGGCGGCCTGCGCGTCCGGCGCGACGACGGCTCGCGAGAGGTCGTCTCGCTCGCGGACGCGCGCGTGCTGCGCTAA